One window from the genome of Cyclobacterium amurskyense encodes:
- a CDS encoding MFS transporter, whose product MTNKFKLSFWQIWNMNLGFFGIQFSFGLQQTAVNPIFSFLGADHAQLPLLNLAGPVTGLIIQPIIGAISDKTWVPGWGRRKPFFMIGAIIASLSLFAFPYSSELWFAVGLLWILDVGNNTAMEPYRALVADKLPEEQLTYGFQMQSLFVGAGITIANFSIFLFQDWFSHHDIASEICDPTSAMVSGIPTWVYYSFFLGAVASMGTILWSVIKTPEIPPSEKELEILKRNNDIPFLKKATAPILEIIGAIADMPKLLKTLSVVYLFQWYALFIYWQFITPMLRTSIYGISNNDILKFETIKALCMSGSVVSPADLEFAEGIQRLSEQALSQTGLMNGTYNLVTMIVALALVPLAAKFGNKLVYVSSLFLTGIAMLVLPFIQDEILLLLPMILLGIGWATIMGVPYSIVSKVIPNERRGVYMGIVNMMIVVPMFIQTVTFGPIIHNLLNDNPVNAILFAGGSFMVAGVLAIRLNTSESNI is encoded by the coding sequence ATGACCAATAAATTCAAACTATCGTTTTGGCAGATTTGGAACATGAATCTGGGTTTTTTCGGAATCCAGTTTAGCTTCGGACTTCAACAAACTGCAGTTAACCCTATTTTTTCATTTTTAGGAGCAGACCATGCTCAACTTCCATTATTGAATTTGGCAGGTCCTGTAACGGGACTTATCATCCAACCTATAATAGGGGCCATTTCTGACAAAACCTGGGTGCCAGGCTGGGGGAGAAGAAAGCCTTTTTTTATGATAGGTGCGATTATAGCAAGCCTTAGTTTGTTTGCTTTCCCCTACAGTTCAGAACTTTGGTTTGCCGTAGGCTTACTTTGGATACTTGATGTGGGAAACAATACTGCTATGGAACCTTACAGGGCGCTAGTGGCGGATAAGTTACCTGAGGAGCAACTGACTTATGGTTTTCAGATGCAAAGCCTTTTCGTAGGGGCAGGAATTACTATCGCCAACTTTTCCATATTTCTGTTTCAGGACTGGTTTTCTCACCATGATATAGCTTCAGAAATTTGTGACCCTACCTCCGCTATGGTTTCAGGAATTCCAACTTGGGTTTATTATTCTTTCTTTCTAGGGGCAGTTGCTTCAATGGGTACCATTCTTTGGTCAGTAATCAAGACCCCCGAAATCCCGCCCTCTGAAAAAGAGCTGGAGATATTGAAACGCAACAATGACATACCTTTTTTAAAAAAAGCAACTGCTCCTATTTTAGAAATTATAGGGGCAATAGCCGATATGCCCAAATTGTTAAAAACCTTATCTGTAGTCTATTTATTTCAATGGTATGCCTTATTTATTTACTGGCAATTCATTACACCGATGTTGAGAACCTCTATATATGGAATTAGCAATAATGATATATTAAAATTTGAGACGATCAAAGCGCTGTGCATGAGTGGCTCGGTGGTAAGTCCGGCTGATTTAGAATTTGCTGAAGGCATACAACGTTTGTCTGAACAGGCATTATCCCAAACAGGCTTGATGAACGGGACTTATAATTTGGTTACCATGATTGTTGCATTGGCTCTAGTACCACTTGCTGCCAAGTTCGGTAATAAGTTAGTATATGTGTCTAGTCTTTTTTTAACAGGTATTGCAATGTTAGTACTTCCTTTTATTCAGGATGAAATTCTATTGCTTCTTCCCATGATTTTATTGGGGATCGGATGGGCGACCATAATGGGCGTCCCTTATTCCATTGTCTCCAAAGTTATTCCAAATGAAAGGCGAGGAGTATACATGGGGATTGTAAACATGATGATAGTGGTGCCTATGTTTATTCAAACCGTAACCTTTGGTCCTATAATACATAATTTGCTAAATGACAACCCTGTTAATGCGATCCTTTTTGCTGGAGGTTCATTTATGGTGGCAGGTGTATTGGCTATACGTTTAAATACTTCAGAAAGTAATATATGA
- the gtfA gene encoding sucrose phosphorylase: protein MKNQIQLITYANRLGDNGLKGIHKLIKNEFKDAFGGIHLLPFYFPIDGVDAGYDPIDHTRVDERIGSWTDVSKMSTDFDILADIIVNHVSAQSKEFKDVEEKGVDSPFFDLFLTKEKVFSEGASVEDIEAIYRPRPSIPFTKKTIANGESINLWTTFTSNQLDIDVLHPLGEAYLNSILEKFSQAGIKMIRLDAAGYAIKKAGTSCFMLPETYKFLDKFAGKAKRLGMEVLVEIHSYYREQIKIAQKVDFVYDFALPPLVLHSIRSRRFTELKNWLEISPRNCVTVLDTHDGIGVIDVTGSNGNPGLLTDEDVDLLVQSIHKNANGQSLEATGEAASNLDLYQVNCSFYDALGKNDQDYLIARAIQFFCPGIPQVYYVGLLAGENDMKLLRKTKVGRDINRHYYENEEIRMALERNVVKSLIKLMKFRNNHPSFEGDFIIEKSDSDALILTWVKDEFKSTLNVDFEENILRISYSDSTGNSMLQLF, encoded by the coding sequence GTGAAAAACCAGATACAACTAATAACCTATGCCAATAGGCTTGGAGACAATGGATTAAAAGGAATCCATAAATTAATTAAGAACGAATTTAAAGATGCATTTGGAGGGATTCATTTATTGCCTTTTTATTTCCCTATTGACGGTGTAGATGCCGGGTATGACCCAATTGATCATACAAGGGTAGACGAGAGGATAGGTTCATGGACGGATGTTTCCAAAATGAGTACAGATTTTGATATATTGGCAGACATTATAGTAAACCACGTTTCTGCTCAATCTAAGGAGTTTAAGGATGTGGAAGAAAAAGGTGTTGATTCCCCATTTTTTGATTTATTCCTGACCAAAGAAAAAGTATTCTCTGAGGGGGCTTCGGTAGAGGATATTGAGGCTATATACAGGCCCAGACCCAGTATACCATTTACGAAAAAAACAATTGCAAATGGGGAATCAATAAATTTATGGACTACTTTTACAAGTAACCAGTTGGATATAGATGTTTTGCATCCATTGGGTGAGGCCTACCTGAATTCCATACTTGAAAAATTTAGTCAGGCAGGCATTAAGATGATTAGATTGGATGCAGCTGGATATGCAATTAAGAAGGCAGGTACTTCTTGTTTCATGCTTCCAGAAACCTATAAGTTTCTCGATAAATTTGCAGGGAAAGCAAAGCGATTAGGAATGGAAGTATTGGTTGAAATTCATTCTTATTATCGAGAACAGATTAAGATTGCACAGAAAGTTGACTTTGTCTATGATTTTGCCTTGCCCCCATTAGTGCTTCATAGTATAAGAAGTAGAAGATTTACGGAGTTAAAGAACTGGCTGGAAATAAGTCCGAGGAATTGTGTGACAGTATTGGATACACATGATGGTATAGGAGTGATAGATGTTACAGGGAGTAATGGTAACCCAGGTTTACTAACTGATGAAGATGTGGACCTTTTAGTTCAGAGTATTCATAAAAATGCCAATGGGCAGAGCCTTGAAGCAACTGGAGAAGCAGCATCTAACCTTGATCTTTATCAGGTCAATTGTTCCTTTTATGATGCCCTTGGTAAAAATGATCAGGATTATCTGATAGCCAGGGCTATTCAATTTTTCTGCCCAGGTATACCTCAGGTGTATTATGTGGGATTGCTTGCCGGAGAAAATGACATGAAGCTGCTCAGAAAAACTAAGGTAGGGCGTGATATTAATAGGCACTATTATGAAAATGAGGAAATAAGGATGGCTTTGGAAAGGAATGTAGTTAAATCCCTGATAAAGCTAATGAAGTTCAGGAACAATCATCCTTCATTTGAAGGCGATTTTATTATTGAAAAAAGTGATTCCGATGCACTTATTCTAACATGGGTCAAGGATGAGTTTAAATCAACACTTAATGTTGATTTTGAGGAGAATATTTTAAGAATAAGTTATTCAGATAGTACGGGAAATTCCATGCTTCAACTATTCTAG